The following proteins are co-located in the Fluviicola sp. genome:
- the sucD gene encoding succinate--CoA ligase subunit alpha, whose product MSVLVNKNSKVIVQGFTGSEGTFHAGQMIDYGTNVVGGVTPGKGGSTHLDRPVFNTVADAVAKTGADVSIIFVPPAFAADAIMEAANGGIKVIVCITEGIPVNDMVKAKEYLKGTGARLIGPNCPGVITADEAKVGIMPGFVFKKGKIGIVSKSGTLTYEAADQVAKAGLGITTAIGIGGDPIIGTTTKEAVELLMNDPETEGIIMIGEIGGSLEAIAARWIKENGTKPVVGFIAGETAPKGRTMGHAGAIVGGDDDTAEAKKRIMRECGIHVVDSPAHIGSKMAEILGVTA is encoded by the coding sequence ATGAGTGTTCTAGTTAATAAAAACTCTAAAGTAATTGTACAAGGATTCACAGGAAGTGAAGGTACTTTCCATGCAGGTCAGATGATTGATTATGGAACAAACGTTGTAGGAGGTGTTACTCCGGGAAAAGGTGGTTCAACTCACCTGGATCGTCCTGTTTTCAATACAGTTGCTGATGCAGTAGCAAAAACTGGTGCTGATGTTTCTATTATTTTCGTTCCGCCTGCATTTGCAGCTGATGCCATTATGGAAGCAGCAAACGGAGGAATCAAAGTGATCGTTTGTATCACGGAAGGTATCCCGGTAAATGACATGGTGAAAGCAAAAGAATACCTGAAAGGTACAGGAGCTCGTTTGATCGGGCCAAACTGTCCGGGTGTGATCACTGCAGATGAAGCGAAAGTAGGTATCATGCCGGGATTCGTTTTCAAAAAAGGAAAAATCGGGATTGTTTCCAAATCGGGAACTTTAACGTATGAAGCAGCTGACCAGGTTGCTAAAGCAGGATTGGGAATTACAACTGCAATCGGTATCGGTGGTGACCCGATTATCGGAACAACTACCAAAGAAGCCGTTGAATTGTTGATGAACGATCCTGAAACAGAAGGAATCATCATGATCGGTGAGATCGGTGGAAGCCTTGAGGCTATCGCTGCACGCTGGATCAAAGAAAACGGCACAAAACCGGTTGTCGGATTTATCGCAGGTGAAACAGCACCAAAAGGACGTACAATGGGTCACGCAGGTGCAATCGTTGGTGGTGATGACGATACAGCAGAAGCTAAAAAACGTATCATGCGCGAGTGCGGAATCCACGTAGTTGATTCTCCGGCTCACATTGGTTCGAAAATGGCTGAAATTTTAGGAGTTACAGCGTAA
- a CDS encoding TraB/GumN family protein produces the protein MRFLTWIFLFLSGLVFGQNNSLLYQVKGKDKTVSYLFGTIHMIPDSLYYFPGKLDKIISRSNEVILEIANLNDQSAAMKLMELDSGSCFDIFTPQQKDSVLNWGADLLGTQPAKFEKALEKRKPFTLLQLSLQKMITGKVRMIDMEIESRAQQNKIPVSGLETVEYQLAIFDKIPSEEMAEMIMESVRNPEEGEKNFREMVRYYHDQDLEKLAKLIQESDELGSSAEELLDKRNHNWIPKMEELMKTKSCFFAVGAGHLGGSNGVIELLRQKGYEVTPVRY, from the coding sequence ATGCGTTTTTTGACCTGGATTTTTTTATTCCTTTCGGGACTTGTCTTCGGACAAAACAATTCGCTGTTGTACCAGGTGAAAGGAAAGGATAAAACCGTTTCTTACCTCTTCGGCACGATCCACATGATCCCGGATTCCCTCTATTATTTTCCCGGAAAACTGGATAAAATCATTTCCAGGTCCAATGAAGTGATTCTGGAGATTGCGAATCTGAACGATCAGAGTGCGGCTATGAAACTCATGGAATTGGATTCAGGTTCCTGTTTCGATATTTTCACTCCGCAGCAAAAGGATTCGGTATTGAACTGGGGAGCAGATTTATTGGGAACACAACCCGCAAAATTTGAAAAGGCACTCGAAAAAAGAAAACCGTTTACCTTATTACAGCTGAGCCTGCAAAAAATGATCACCGGGAAAGTACGCATGATCGATATGGAAATCGAATCGCGCGCTCAGCAAAACAAAATCCCGGTAAGTGGCCTTGAAACAGTCGAGTACCAATTGGCAATTTTTGATAAAATCCCGTCCGAGGAAATGGCTGAAATGATCATGGAATCGGTGAGAAATCCGGAGGAAGGTGAAAAAAACTTCCGGGAAATGGTCCGTTATTACCATGATCAGGATCTTGAAAAATTGGCCAAACTAATCCAGGAAAGTGATGAACTGGGAAGTTCTGCGGAAGAACTGTTGGATAAAAGAAACCACAACTGGATCCCCAAAATGGAGGAACTGATGAAAACCAAATCCTGTTTCTTTGCAGTCGGCGCCGGACATTTAGGCGGATCAAACGGAGTAATTGAACTGCTCCGGCAAAAAGGATATGAAGTAACTCCTGTTCGATATTGA
- a CDS encoding winged helix-turn-helix domain-containing protein, whose amino-acid sequence MEILKFFFFQKHFFQAIIFPKLIKKTCYSFNLHHVMPTLKPLVYTPKQISISLAGRALAHPCRVKMVQLLIKHPNLTNRELTERLRLSKSTIHDHLTKLWDAGLINVSYSPHSLCVEITKEQIEMYKKLEALFDFEPKKAYHLSLLD is encoded by the coding sequence TTGGAAATTCTTAAATTCTTTTTTTTCCAAAAACACTTTTTTCAAGCGATAATATTTCCTAAATTAATTAAGAAAACTTGTTATTCATTTAATTTACATCATGTTATGCCAACGTTAAAGCCTCTTGTTTATACCCCTAAACAAATCTCAATTTCACTTGCAGGAAGAGCTCTTGCTCACCCTTGCAGAGTTAAAATGGTTCAATTACTCATAAAACATCCTAACTTAACAAATAGAGAACTAACCGAAAGACTTCGTTTATCTAAATCTACCATTCATGACCACTTGACAAAACTTTGGGATGCCGGGTTAATAAATGTAAGTTATTCTCCTCATTCACTTTGTGTGGAAATCACTAAAGAGCAAATAGAGATGTACAAAAAGTTGGAAGCATTATTCGATTTCGAACCCAAAAAAGCCTATCATTTGAGTCTTCTCGATTAA
- a CDS encoding HD domain-containing protein → MQTENFAHKLKHPVFKVVSQIISEKGLEAYVIGGFVRDLLLDRPSKDIDIVVVGNGMELAEAAGEKLRVKKVNLFKNFGTAQFNYKDLDVEFVGARKESYQRDSRKPIVEDGTLSDDQKRRDFTINALALDLREETFGNLVDPFNGLGDLDKGILRTPLDPDTTYSDDPLRMMRAIRFATQLDFQIEMSSLKSILENASRLEIISKERIMDELNKIILAKKPSRGFELLNSTKLLHQFFPEMIALHGVETRDGKSHKDNFYHTLEVLDNVALHSDNLWLRWSAILHDIAKPPTKRFDSQVGWTFHGHEELGARMVPKIFARLRLPLDHKMKYVQKLVRLHLRPIALVKSNVTDSAVRRLLFEAGDDIDDLMTLCNADITSKNEFKVKKYKRNFELVVEKLKAVEEKDHVRNFQPPISGELIMSTFNIGPCGEIGTIKNRIKEAILEGEIPNDFETAKNLMLQIGEELGLTVQKG, encoded by the coding sequence ATGCAAACAGAAAATTTCGCTCATAAACTCAAACATCCTGTTTTTAAGGTTGTTTCACAGATCATTTCCGAAAAAGGCCTAGAGGCTTACGTAATCGGTGGATTTGTGCGGGATTTGCTGCTGGACAGGCCTTCCAAGGATATTGACATTGTGGTCGTAGGCAACGGGATGGAACTGGCAGAAGCCGCCGGGGAAAAATTGCGCGTGAAAAAAGTCAATCTCTTTAAGAACTTTGGAACAGCGCAATTCAATTATAAAGACCTGGACGTGGAATTTGTCGGAGCGCGAAAAGAATCTTATCAACGCGATTCCAGAAAACCCATTGTGGAAGACGGAACACTAAGCGATGATCAGAAAAGACGCGATTTCACCATCAATGCACTGGCACTTGACCTGCGGGAAGAAACTTTCGGAAACCTGGTCGATCCGTTCAATGGATTGGGCGATTTGGACAAAGGAATCCTTCGCACACCGCTTGATCCAGATACCACCTATTCGGATGATCCTTTACGTATGATGCGTGCAATCCGTTTTGCTACACAGCTGGATTTCCAGATTGAAATGAGTAGTTTGAAATCCATTCTTGAAAATGCGTCCCGACTGGAAATTATTTCAAAAGAGCGCATCATGGATGAGTTGAACAAGATCATCCTGGCGAAAAAACCATCCAGAGGATTCGAGTTGTTGAACTCCACGAAATTGCTTCACCAGTTTTTCCCGGAAATGATTGCTTTGCATGGAGTGGAAACACGTGACGGGAAAAGCCATAAAGACAATTTTTACCACACACTGGAAGTATTGGATAATGTGGCGCTGCATTCCGATAATTTATGGCTGAGATGGAGCGCTATTCTGCACGATATTGCAAAACCACCTACCAAACGGTTTGATTCCCAGGTTGGCTGGACCTTTCACGGACACGAAGAATTGGGAGCCAGAATGGTTCCGAAAATCTTTGCAAGGTTACGACTTCCGCTTGACCATAAAATGAAGTATGTGCAGAAACTGGTTCGACTTCATTTGAGGCCGATCGCACTGGTAAAAAGCAATGTGACTGACTCGGCAGTAAGACGGTTGCTTTTTGAAGCCGGCGACGATATCGACGACCTGATGACTTTGTGCAATGCGGATATCACCTCTAAAAACGAATTCAAAGTCAAGAAATACAAGAGAAATTTCGAACTGGTAGTAGAGAAGTTGAAAGCGGTTGAAGAAAAAGACCATGTAAGGAACTTCCAACCGCCGATTTCCGGGGAATTGATCATGTCGACCTTTAATATTGGACCTTGCGGTGAGATCGGAACAATCAAAAACCGCATCAAAGAAGCCATCCTGGAAGGAGAAATCCCCAACGATTTCGAAACGGCAAAAAATTTGATGCTGCAAATCGGCGAAGAGCTCGGGTTGACTGTCCAAAAAGGTTAA
- a CDS encoding class I SAM-dependent methyltransferase, whose translation MSNEKKYGDPIGAAIKEYADKRRPEDIIVSSDICEDDIIPLEVLFRKYDEMPPIEQKALSLARGHVLDVGAGAGIHATYLQDLGFKVDCIDISEGAVEYLKSNDLNAERINFFSLKDRKYDTILMLMNGIGIAGKLSNLERTLEHAKSLLNPGGKILCDSSDIHSLYEDEDGALWVDLNTEYYGNFRFQMKYKKQKGPWFDWLYVDFDNLFQASKKVGLKAVRVLEEDDHYLAELTLEK comes from the coding sequence ATGAGCAACGAAAAAAAATACGGCGATCCGATTGGAGCAGCCATCAAAGAATACGCAGACAAAAGACGCCCGGAAGACATTATTGTTTCTTCCGACATTTGCGAAGACGATATTATTCCTTTGGAAGTACTTTTCAGAAAATACGATGAAATGCCTCCGATCGAACAAAAAGCCCTTTCACTGGCACGAGGACACGTACTGGACGTTGGTGCAGGCGCAGGAATTCATGCAACATATCTGCAGGATCTTGGGTTTAAAGTCGATTGTATCGACATTTCTGAAGGAGCGGTTGAGTACCTGAAAAGCAACGACTTGAACGCAGAACGCATCAATTTCTTTTCCCTGAAAGACCGGAAATACGATACCATTTTGATGTTAATGAACGGAATCGGCATCGCCGGGAAATTATCCAACCTGGAAAGAACCCTGGAGCATGCAAAATCCTTATTGAATCCGGGCGGAAAGATCTTGTGCGATTCTTCGGATATTCATTCCCTTTATGAGGATGAAGACGGAGCGCTTTGGGTGGATCTGAATACGGAATACTACGGAAACTTCCGTTTTCAAATGAAATACAAAAAGCAAAAAGGACCTTGGTTCGACTGGCTGTACGTAGATTTCGACAATTTATTCCAGGCTTCCAAAAAAGTTGGTTTGAAGGCAGTTCGTGTATTGGAAGAAGACGATCATTACCTGGCCGAATTAACCCTGGAAAAATAA
- a CDS encoding ion channel: MDKQRKFKQYESQDPGLGTAYQKSVKRILNEDGSYNIKRIGTVRMLKDFYKYLVDLNTWKFGFFLVGSFLVANLFFAGIYCWIGTEHLHGINPNQNEFVAAFYFSAQTFTTVGYGAIAPIGNLTSFIAAMEAFVGLIAFAIATGLIYGRFSRPSTKIAFSHNVIITPHKDQMALMFKIVNQRNSVLLNTKVHVMLSLVDDDSETGMVHRQYYTLPLEVDFVRYFPLTWTLVHLINEDSPLYDLTLAEIRGKLAELLIIIEAFDETYSQTVIRKHSYAEHQWATGVKFKKNFHADDNGTIVLNINEISDLEVLS; encoded by the coding sequence ATGGACAAACAACGCAAATTCAAACAATACGAGTCACAGGATCCCGGTTTGGGAACAGCTTATCAAAAATCAGTCAAACGCATTTTAAACGAGGACGGTTCCTACAACATCAAACGGATCGGTACGGTCCGCATGCTTAAGGATTTCTATAAATATTTAGTCGATCTGAATACCTGGAAATTCGGCTTTTTCCTGGTCGGAAGTTTCCTGGTGGCAAACCTGTTCTTTGCAGGAATTTATTGCTGGATCGGAACGGAACACCTGCACGGGATCAATCCCAATCAAAACGAATTCGTGGCAGCTTTTTATTTCAGTGCCCAGACTTTTACAACCGTTGGTTACGGGGCCATTGCTCCTATCGGCAATCTCACTTCCTTCATTGCTGCCATGGAAGCTTTCGTAGGGTTGATCGCTTTTGCCATTGCAACCGGTTTGATATACGGACGGTTCTCCAGACCTTCTACCAAAATTGCTTTTTCACACAATGTCATCATTACACCGCATAAAGACCAAATGGCACTGATGTTCAAAATTGTGAATCAGCGAAACAGTGTGCTCCTGAATACCAAAGTACATGTGATGCTTTCACTGGTAGACGACGATTCGGAGACAGGTATGGTTCACCGTCAATACTATACGCTTCCGTTGGAGGTTGATTTCGTGCGCTATTTCCCGCTAACATGGACACTCGTACATCTCATCAACGAAGATTCTCCGTTATACGACCTTACATTGGCAGAAATCAGGGGAAAACTGGCAGAATTGCTCATTATTATTGAAGCATTCGATGAAACCTACTCCCAAACAGTGATTCGGAAACACTCTTACGCCGAACACCAATGGGCAACCGGTGTGAAATTCAAAAAGAATTTCCATGCAGACGATAACGGGACAATTGTCCTCAACATTAACGAGATCAGCGATCTGGAAGTCTTGTCTTAA
- a CDS encoding L-threonylcarbamoyladenylate synthase: MTIDPAIIEALKTGKTILYPSDTIWGIGCDATNEEACQRILEIKERPADKSFILLADSFQMIEKYIPEFPDVCYDLVDLSDKPLTIIYPNAQGLAPSVLAQDGSVGIRLTKDPVCLSLIRSIRKPLVSTSANISGMPFPTNFSTIDPKIKERVDAIVELRTNEQLTTPSQIIKIGLDSSIQVIRS; encoded by the coding sequence ATGACTATCGATCCAGCAATCATCGAAGCACTCAAAACAGGAAAGACTATCCTTTATCCTTCGGATACTATTTGGGGAATTGGCTGTGATGCTACCAACGAAGAAGCTTGTCAGCGAATTCTGGAGATTAAGGAACGACCGGCAGATAAAAGCTTTATTTTGCTGGCCGACAGTTTTCAGATGATTGAAAAGTACATTCCCGAATTTCCGGATGTTTGTTATGACCTGGTCGACTTGTCCGATAAACCTTTGACGATTATTTATCCGAACGCACAGGGATTGGCTCCGAGTGTTTTGGCACAGGATGGTTCTGTGGGTATCAGGCTGACAAAAGATCCTGTCTGTCTTTCATTGATCCGTAGTATTCGCAAACCACTGGTTTCAACATCCGCCAATATTTCCGGAATGCCCTTTCCGACTAATTTCAGCACCATCGATCCGAAGATCAAAGAACGCGTTGATGCTATTGTGGAATTAAGAACGAACGAACAACTTACAACTCCTTCGCAAATTATAAAAATCGGATTAGACAGTTCCATACAAGTTATCCGAAGCTGA
- a CDS encoding FKBP-type peptidyl-prolyl cis-trans isomerase has protein sequence MRNLLVILLTGLIVLGCNTYSEEEKSGFVSKAEEYAKKHHWNYEVLDGGLVVEVLEKGTGTEKIQSGSELELSYKGTLTNGRKFDQTEPGKPLKSNLKGLIGGFQLGLLNHVAGTKLRMVVPPQLGYGDDGLDKIPANSTLIFEISIEKVF, from the coding sequence ATGCGTAATCTATTAGTTATATTGCTGACCGGCCTGATCGTTTTGGGCTGCAACACTTATTCAGAAGAAGAAAAAAGCGGTTTCGTTTCAAAAGCGGAAGAATATGCCAAAAAGCACCATTGGAACTACGAAGTGCTGGATGGAGGCCTGGTAGTAGAAGTGCTGGAAAAAGGAACCGGAACAGAAAAAATCCAGTCGGGAAGTGAATTGGAACTTTCCTACAAAGGAACACTCACCAACGGAAGAAAATTCGACCAGACGGAACCGGGAAAACCGTTGAAATCCAATTTAAAAGGATTGATCGGCGGATTTCAATTGGGACTCCTGAATCACGTTGCCGGAACAAAACTGCGCATGGTCGTTCCGCCACAATTGGGATACGGAGATGACGGCCTGGATAAAATCCCTGCAAATTCGACGCTTATTTTTGAGATTTCGATTGAAAAGGTCTTCTGA